One genomic segment of Arthrobacter sp. zg-Y1110 includes these proteins:
- a CDS encoding ABC transporter permease produces the protein MSTPATSTAPAPARTHTRKASLRTPAASKATGPDRRLPRLGLGLFVPVLLLAAWHLTSTTGVFSAVQLPSPAAVYSAAADLVQRGQLGGHIAISTQRVLTGFAIGSALGLVLGALLGLSRLADALLGPVIGALRAVPSLAWVPLLILWMKIGEDSKITLITIGAFFPVFTTVALALRHVDRNLVEAARAFGLRGVKLLTTVQLPAVVPAVFSGLRLALAQSWLFLVAAELIASSMGLGFLLMDSQNNGRTDRMFLAIITLAVIGKATDALLGIAERKAVRKWA, from the coding sequence ATGAGCACCCCGGCCACGTCCACGGCTCCGGCCCCAGCCCGCACCCACACCCGCAAAGCCTCCCTTCGAACACCGGCAGCTTCAAAGGCCACTGGGCCGGACCGACGGCTTCCCCGGCTCGGACTGGGCCTGTTCGTCCCGGTGCTGCTGCTCGCGGCCTGGCATCTCACCTCAACCACCGGGGTCTTCAGCGCCGTGCAGCTTCCCTCCCCCGCGGCGGTCTATTCCGCGGCCGCGGACCTGGTGCAGCGCGGCCAACTGGGTGGCCACATCGCCATCTCCACCCAGCGGGTGCTGACCGGCTTTGCCATCGGTTCCGCCCTGGGACTGGTCCTTGGCGCCCTGCTGGGCCTGTCCCGGCTGGCCGATGCCCTGCTGGGCCCGGTCATCGGAGCCCTCCGGGCGGTTCCCTCCCTGGCATGGGTACCGCTGCTGATCCTCTGGATGAAAATCGGCGAGGATTCCAAGATCACGCTGATCACCATCGGCGCGTTCTTTCCGGTCTTCACCACCGTTGCGCTGGCCCTGCGCCACGTGGACCGGAACCTGGTGGAGGCAGCCCGCGCCTTCGGGCTCCGCGGCGTGAAGCTGCTGACCACCGTGCAGTTGCCGGCCGTGGTACCGGCCGTTTTCTCCGGCCTGCGGCTCGCACTCGCCCAGTCCTGGCTGTTCCTCGTTGCGGCGGAACTGATTGCGTCCTCAATGGGGCTCGGCTTCCTGCTGATGGACTCGCAGAACAACGGCCGGACCGACCGCATGTTCCTGGCCATCATCACACTGGCCGTCATCGGCAAAGCCACCGATGCCCTGCTGGGAATCGCGGAGAGGAAGGCGGTACGGAAATGGGCCTGA
- a CDS encoding aliphatic sulfonate ABC transporter substrate-binding protein, whose translation MNSRSHLSRPSRPSRLPRRTPRMLAAAAAAAALALTGCVAGEDTTGASAVEEADGGTLTLDFATYNPLSLIIKDQGWLEDALADDGVAVEWVQSAGSNKANENLRSGAIDVGSTAGSAALLNRANGSPIKVIDVFSQPEWSALVVGPDSDISSVADLAGKSVAATKGTDPYFFLVQALDEAGLSLSDITVEQLQHADGRAALENGSVDAWAGLDPIMAGAEQNGSRLAYRNLDFNTYGLLAANESFLSEDPEQAQAVVNAYEKARAWAAANPDETAQILADVAGLDPAVAQTVIGERSNLDVDPAPGEAQRSVLAKIGPTLVETGDVASQEQVDDALASLLDDSYVRNADPDSLGASS comes from the coding sequence ATGAACAGCCGTTCCCACCTGTCCCGTCCGTCCCGTCCGTCCCGCCTCCCCCGCCGGACGCCCCGCATGCTCGCCGCCGCCGCGGCGGCCGCCGCGCTCGCCCTCACCGGATGCGTTGCCGGGGAAGACACCACCGGCGCCTCCGCCGTAGAGGAGGCCGACGGCGGGACGCTCACGCTCGACTTCGCCACGTATAACCCGCTGAGCCTGATCATCAAGGACCAGGGCTGGCTGGAGGACGCTTTGGCCGATGACGGGGTCGCGGTGGAATGGGTCCAGTCCGCCGGCTCCAACAAGGCCAACGAGAACCTGCGTTCGGGTGCGATCGACGTCGGCTCCACCGCTGGTTCGGCCGCCTTGCTCAACCGGGCCAACGGCTCCCCGATCAAGGTGATTGACGTCTTCTCCCAGCCCGAATGGTCGGCCCTGGTGGTCGGTCCCGATTCCGACATCAGCTCGGTAGCCGATCTGGCAGGCAAATCCGTGGCCGCAACCAAGGGCACCGACCCCTACTTCTTCCTGGTCCAGGCGCTGGACGAGGCAGGGCTGAGCCTCTCCGACATCACCGTGGAGCAGTTGCAGCATGCCGACGGCCGCGCTGCACTGGAGAACGGGTCAGTGGATGCCTGGGCCGGACTGGATCCGATCATGGCCGGAGCCGAGCAGAACGGTTCCCGCCTGGCCTACCGCAACCTGGACTTCAATACCTACGGGCTCCTCGCAGCGAACGAGTCCTTCCTGTCGGAAGACCCCGAGCAGGCGCAGGCCGTGGTCAACGCGTACGAAAAGGCCCGTGCCTGGGCGGCAGCAAATCCCGATGAAACCGCGCAGATCCTGGCCGACGTGGCCGGGCTGGACCCCGCCGTCGCCCAAACGGTGATCGGCGAGCGCAGCAACCTCGACGTAGATCCCGCACCCGGGGAAGCCCAGCGCAGCGTCCTGGCGAAGATCGGCCCCACGTTGGTGGAGACCGGTGACGTGGCCAGCCAGGAGCAGGTCGACGACGCCCTGGCCAGTCTCCTCGATGACTCCTATGTGCGGAACGCAGATCCGGATTCACTGGGAGCCTCCTCATGA
- a CDS encoding ABC transporter ATP-binding protein, with protein MTAVLPSSTSTPPSRTGRPAPNGAALPVRFAGLSRSFGTGLDEHVVLRDITFDIHPGEVLAILGPSGCGKSTLLRAAAGLDLPTSGSVLIDGSTVNGIDDRCAVAFQEPRLLPWQTLQANIAIGLPKSASASRGKAKVAELLDLVGLSAFAKHRPRAVSGGMAQRTSLARALAREPGVLLLDEPFGALDALTRLKMQDLLLTLHRAAPATVLLVTHDVDEALQLADRIIVLGPEDTAPGATITEVVTVPGRRPRDRASAELARMRGELLALLGVERH; from the coding sequence ATGACTGCAGTATTGCCCTCTTCCACGTCCACCCCGCCTTCGCGCACCGGACGGCCCGCCCCCAACGGGGCAGCCCTGCCGGTTCGATTCGCCGGGCTCAGCCGCAGTTTCGGCACCGGCCTGGATGAACACGTTGTCCTTCGGGACATTACCTTTGACATCCATCCCGGCGAGGTGCTGGCCATCCTCGGCCCCAGCGGCTGCGGCAAGTCCACGCTGTTGCGTGCAGCTGCCGGCCTGGATCTTCCGACGTCCGGCAGCGTCCTGATTGACGGCAGTACCGTCAACGGAATCGATGACCGCTGCGCCGTCGCCTTCCAGGAACCGCGGCTGCTGCCGTGGCAGACCCTGCAGGCCAACATTGCGATCGGGCTCCCGAAGTCCGCGAGCGCCAGCCGAGGGAAGGCCAAAGTTGCCGAGCTCCTGGACCTGGTAGGCCTGTCCGCCTTCGCCAAGCACCGGCCGCGGGCGGTTTCCGGAGGCATGGCCCAACGGACTTCCCTGGCCCGTGCCCTCGCCCGGGAACCCGGCGTTTTGCTGCTCGATGAACCCTTTGGCGCCTTGGACGCGCTGACCCGGCTGAAGATGCAGGACCTGCTGCTCACCCTGCACCGGGCTGCGCCTGCCACCGTGCTGCTGGTTACCCACGACGTAGATGAAGCCCTGCAGCTGGCGGACCGCATCATTGTCCTCGGCCCCGAGGACACTGCTCCCGGCGCCACCATCACCGAGGTTGTCACCGTCCCCGGCCGTCGGCCCCGGGACCGCGCCTCGGCAGAGCTGGCCCGAATGCGCGGCGAGCTCCTCGCCCTGCTCGGCGTAGAGCGCCACTAG
- a CDS encoding alpha/beta fold hydrolase, producing MESASGASGIVMSADGTPIAWSRQGSGPPLAIVGPLLAHRSSPATVVLADALSKNHTVYTYDRRGIGESGMGEEYTAESDVDDLLAVLQVAGGTTDLYGFDEGAFLALRAAEESTVVSRVVALEPTLSLADGEDELMVLQTEIEGLAGVRIPVLVMAGSGSGDDTQDLARQTAEALDSGEFLLLESDTGGVPDAALTDAIESFLS from the coding sequence ATGGAATCAGCTTCGGGTGCCTCCGGAATCGTGATGTCCGCCGATGGAACACCCATTGCGTGGTCCCGGCAGGGCAGCGGCCCGCCGCTGGCGATTGTGGGACCCCTGCTGGCGCACCGCAGCAGCCCCGCGACGGTGGTCCTGGCGGACGCCCTCTCGAAAAACCACACGGTCTACACCTATGACCGCCGGGGTATCGGGGAAAGCGGCATGGGCGAGGAATACACCGCGGAGTCGGACGTTGATGACCTGCTGGCTGTCCTCCAAGTGGCGGGAGGAACAACCGACCTTTACGGGTTTGATGAAGGGGCATTCCTGGCCCTGAGGGCCGCCGAGGAATCCACGGTGGTCAGCCGGGTGGTGGCCCTGGAACCCACCCTGTCCCTCGCTGACGGGGAGGACGAACTGATGGTCCTGCAGACCGAGATCGAGGGCCTCGCCGGCGTCCGCATCCCCGTTCTCGTGATGGCCGGCAGCGGCAGCGGCGACGATACCCAGGACCTGGCACGCCAGACCGCCGAGGCCTTGGACTCGGGGGAGTTCCTGCTGCTGGAGTCGGATACCGGCGGTGTCCCCGACGCGGCCCTGACCGATGCCATCGAGTCTTTCCTGAGCTAG
- a CDS encoding CoA-binding protein, protein MFQFNGDSSAHVNDPAVIERLLRNKPARWAIVGLSNNPLRPAVGVSRFVQDHLGMEIIPVSLKGDDVHGNKGYRRLSEIPGSIDVVDCFVNSARVGDIVDQAIEVGAKAVWMQLGVVDEAAAARAAAAGLDVVMDACPVIEAPRFGL, encoded by the coding sequence ATGTTCCAGTTCAACGGTGACAGCAGCGCACACGTCAACGACCCTGCGGTAATCGAGCGGTTGCTCCGGAACAAGCCGGCCCGGTGGGCGATCGTGGGGTTGTCCAATAACCCGCTCCGCCCCGCCGTCGGCGTCTCACGCTTTGTCCAGGACCATCTGGGCATGGAGATCATTCCCGTGAGCCTGAAGGGCGATGACGTGCACGGCAACAAGGGTTACCGCCGGCTCAGCGAAATCCCGGGAAGCATCGACGTGGTCGATTGTTTCGTGAATTCCGCCCGCGTGGGCGACATCGTGGACCAGGCCATCGAAGTCGGCGCCAAGGCTGTCTGGATGCAGCTCGGCGTGGTGGACGAAGCGGCAGCCGCGCGTGCAGCAGCGGCAGGGCTCGACGTCGTTATGGACGCCTGCCCGGTGATCGAAGCACCGCGCTTCGGGCTCTAG
- a CDS encoding DUF1206 domain-containing protein: protein MNHNNRSTGTVSQAAERAADSTAFERFARVGYVASGIVHIVIGAIALQINAGGSGNADTSGAVAAVAKQPAGYVLLWFCFLGCYALALFQLSRIFLAGQQLKDTELWKDRASNAGQVLVYGAIGTIFASFSLGRGSNDGSSSSVSWTARLLAVPAGQWILGLAGLVVVGVGGYFIFKGATRRFRRNLTGVPGGLWSKAVDITGVAGFIAKGVSLGILGALLTLAAVQADPEESTGLDGALHTLRDQPFGMVALAAVGVGLMLYGLYMGIIRARFAKL, encoded by the coding sequence TTGAACCACAACAACCGCAGTACCGGCACCGTCAGCCAGGCCGCCGAGCGCGCCGCCGATTCCACGGCCTTCGAGCGGTTCGCCCGGGTGGGCTACGTGGCAAGCGGGATCGTGCACATTGTCATCGGCGCGATCGCCCTGCAGATCAACGCCGGAGGATCCGGCAACGCGGACACCAGCGGAGCCGTAGCCGCTGTGGCCAAACAGCCCGCCGGGTACGTGCTCCTCTGGTTCTGCTTCCTCGGCTGCTACGCCCTGGCACTGTTCCAGCTCAGCCGCATCTTCCTTGCCGGACAGCAGCTGAAAGACACGGAGCTCTGGAAGGACCGGGCCAGCAACGCCGGACAGGTGCTCGTTTACGGGGCCATCGGAACCATTTTCGCTTCGTTCTCCCTGGGCCGCGGCAGCAACGACGGCAGCTCTTCCTCAGTCAGCTGGACCGCCCGCCTGCTGGCGGTACCAGCGGGCCAATGGATTCTGGGCCTCGCCGGACTGGTTGTGGTGGGGGTAGGCGGCTACTTCATTTTCAAGGGAGCCACCCGCCGCTTCCGCCGAAACCTCACCGGCGTCCCCGGCGGTCTCTGGTCAAAGGCCGTGGATATCACCGGCGTGGCCGGCTTTATCGCCAAGGGAGTGTCGCTTGGCATCCTGGGGGCGCTGCTCACCCTGGCCGCCGTGCAGGCGGACCCGGAGGAGTCCACCGGCCTCGACGGTGCGCTGCATACACTGCGGGACCAGCCCTTCGGCATGGTGGCGCTGGCCGCGGTGGGTGTCGGCCTGATGCTTTACGGGCTGTACATGGGAATCATCCGCGCCCGGTTCGCCAAACTCTAG
- a CDS encoding MmcQ/YjbR family DNA-binding protein produces the protein MDAGELKRLCLSLPGAFEDFPFGPESSVFKVRAAGGKAKMFALAALAGEPLMISLKCEPELALQLRAAHPEITGAWHMNKTHWNQVEVASGLPHGMIRDLVEDSYDLVVASLPRKDRESLEWKGLAGG, from the coding sequence ATGGATGCGGGTGAGCTTAAACGATTGTGCCTGTCCCTGCCCGGAGCGTTTGAAGATTTCCCTTTCGGTCCGGAGTCCTCGGTGTTCAAGGTGCGGGCGGCCGGCGGCAAAGCGAAAATGTTTGCCCTTGCCGCCCTAGCCGGCGAGCCCCTGATGATCAGCCTGAAGTGCGAACCGGAACTGGCGCTCCAGCTGCGAGCCGCCCATCCGGAAATCACGGGCGCCTGGCACATGAACAAGACGCACTGGAACCAGGTGGAAGTTGCCTCCGGCCTGCCGCACGGAATGATCCGGGACCTGGTGGAGGACTCCTATGACCTGGTGGTGGCGTCGCTGCCGCGAAAAGACCGGGAATCACTCGAGTGGAAGGGCCTGGCGGGCGGATGA
- a CDS encoding DUF1990 family protein: MRGNTGFTYAEQGFTERPYPAPMTDRWPAGYRLVLRKEELEVADPQAGFLRLTNGLLDWDLHRRAGLYVPPGTPRAVPGVDMASGVGFWRVRYYAPCRVIWAAEAVVDDDGAPVRGQRSGFGYGTLAGHPERGEEGFYAELDEEGRLYFRIAAYSRPGNRLVGAANAVNVRVQQFYTNRYFAAAYRLASGS; encoded by the coding sequence ATGAGGGGCAACACCGGCTTCACCTACGCGGAGCAGGGGTTTACCGAGCGGCCGTATCCGGCGCCGATGACGGACCGCTGGCCTGCGGGTTACCGGCTGGTGCTGCGCAAGGAAGAACTGGAGGTGGCCGACCCGCAGGCCGGGTTCCTCCGCCTCACCAACGGGCTGCTGGACTGGGACCTGCATCGCCGGGCGGGGCTGTATGTGCCCCCCGGCACGCCCCGCGCCGTCCCCGGTGTCGACATGGCGTCCGGCGTCGGGTTCTGGCGGGTGCGCTACTACGCGCCGTGCCGGGTGATCTGGGCAGCGGAAGCGGTGGTCGACGACGACGGCGCACCGGTCCGCGGTCAGCGCAGCGGTTTTGGCTACGGGACCTTGGCTGGACACCCGGAGCGAGGCGAAGAAGGCTTTTATGCCGAACTCGACGAGGAGGGCCGGTTGTATTTCCGGATCGCCGCCTACAGCCGTCCAGGCAACCGGCTGGTGGGTGCAGCGAACGCCGTCAACGTGAGGGTCCAGCAGTTCTACACCAACCGGTACTTCGCAGCTGCCTACCGGCTGGCCTCCGGGAGCTGA
- a CDS encoding GNAT family N-acetyltransferase, producing MSIIPENLAADAGIPTQRLTLDLMTVAEVDALIIQTRHPDWAEDFPQPTDYDAARQFFEAGLLGPAAATFGTRLIREISTTLVVGTIGFAGLPDEGTVEVSYNVAPSRQGQGYATEALLALARFALTHPEVDAIIAYTEPGNDASQSLLLSAGFMPEEENGLTLKFILRRDQLPEASR from the coding sequence GTGAGCATAATCCCCGAGAACCTGGCCGCAGACGCCGGCATCCCCACGCAGCGCCTGACGCTGGACCTGATGACCGTGGCGGAAGTGGACGCCCTCATCATCCAGACGCGCCACCCGGACTGGGCGGAGGACTTCCCGCAGCCCACCGACTACGACGCCGCCCGCCAGTTCTTCGAGGCCGGATTGCTCGGTCCCGCTGCGGCAACGTTCGGCACCCGCCTGATCCGGGAAATATCCACCACGCTGGTGGTGGGAACCATCGGCTTCGCCGGCCTGCCCGATGAAGGCACGGTGGAAGTCAGCTACAACGTTGCGCCCTCCCGCCAGGGCCAGGGCTACGCCACTGAAGCGTTGCTGGCGTTGGCCCGGTTTGCGCTCACCCACCCGGAGGTGGACGCCATTATTGCCTACACGGAGCCGGGCAACGACGCGTCCCAATCCCTGCTCCTGAGCGCGGGCTTTATGCCGGAAGAGGAAAACGGCCTCACCCTGAAGTTCATCCTCCGGAGGGATCAGCTCCCGGAGGCCAGCCGGTAG
- the purL gene encoding phosphoribosylformylglycinamidine synthase subunit PurL has protein sequence MTVSPSAAAEQKKFRIDTVEHAAATPDTELPWAELGLKEDEFHRVVEILGRRPTAAELAMYSVMWSEHCSYKSSKVHLKQFGDKVTDKMKEHLLVGIGENAGVVDIGEGWAVTFKVESHNHPSFVEPYQGAATGVGGIVRDIISMGARPVAVMDPLRFGAIDHPDTARLVHGIVSGIGGYGNSLGLPNIGGELVFDSVYQGNPLVNALAVGVMRHEDIRLANASGAGNKVVLFGARTGGDGIGGASVLASESFDADKPSKRPAVQVGDPFAEKVLIECCLELFKSSVVEGIQDLGAAGISCATSELASNGDGGMHVELTNVLLRDPTLTPGEILMSESQERMMAVVTPENVEAFEAIMDKWNVEYSWLGEVTGTGRLIIDWDGETIVDVDPRTVAHEGPVYQRPMARPAAQDSIEADSFNAERPFGSAAVKDAILELMASPNMCDKSWVTNQYDRYVQGNTALAMPDDAGVVRVDETTGLGVAISTDANGRYSYLNPYEGAKLALAESYRNVSTAGAKPLAVTDCLNFGSPEDPEVMWQFAESVRGLADGCRELGVPVTGGNVSLYNQTGGVAIHPTPVVGVLGVFDDVARRTPSGWRQDGQAIYLMGTTQDELDGSEYANLRGHLGGQPPKVDLQAEKLLGELLVNASRDGMIDAAHDLSEGGLAAALSEMALRFGVGARIGLGEVCERDGVDLFTLLFSESQARAVVAVARSEEVRFKDMCSARGFAHARIGVVDTEIGALDFQSNFVLPLDELKAAHEGTLPKHFG, from the coding sequence ATGACCGTTTCCCCCAGTGCTGCCGCTGAGCAGAAGAAGTTCCGCATCGACACCGTTGAGCACGCCGCTGCCACCCCGGACACGGAACTGCCCTGGGCCGAGCTCGGCCTGAAGGAAGACGAATTCCACCGCGTCGTGGAGATCCTGGGCCGCCGCCCCACCGCGGCGGAACTGGCCATGTACTCGGTGATGTGGTCCGAGCACTGCTCGTACAAGTCCTCCAAGGTGCATTTGAAGCAGTTCGGTGACAAGGTCACCGACAAAATGAAGGAACACCTGCTGGTGGGCATCGGCGAGAACGCCGGCGTCGTGGACATCGGTGAAGGCTGGGCCGTGACCTTCAAGGTCGAATCCCATAACCACCCGTCCTTCGTGGAGCCCTACCAGGGGGCGGCCACCGGCGTCGGCGGCATTGTCCGCGACATCATCTCCATGGGTGCCCGCCCGGTGGCCGTGATGGATCCGCTGCGCTTCGGCGCCATCGACCACCCGGACACTGCCCGCCTGGTGCACGGCATCGTCTCCGGCATCGGCGGCTACGGCAACTCCCTGGGCCTGCCGAACATCGGCGGGGAACTGGTCTTCGACTCCGTCTACCAGGGCAACCCGCTGGTCAACGCCCTGGCTGTGGGCGTAATGCGCCACGAGGACATCCGCCTGGCCAACGCCTCCGGCGCCGGCAACAAGGTGGTGCTCTTCGGCGCCCGCACCGGCGGCGACGGCATCGGCGGCGCGTCCGTGCTGGCCTCCGAATCCTTCGACGCGGACAAGCCTTCCAAGCGTCCCGCCGTCCAGGTGGGCGATCCGTTCGCGGAGAAGGTGCTCATCGAGTGCTGCCTGGAGCTGTTCAAGTCCTCCGTGGTGGAGGGCATCCAGGACCTGGGCGCGGCCGGCATTTCCTGCGCGACGTCGGAACTCGCCTCCAACGGCGACGGCGGTATGCACGTGGAACTGACCAACGTGCTGCTGCGCGACCCCACCCTGACCCCCGGCGAGATCCTGATGTCCGAGTCACAGGAACGCATGATGGCCGTGGTGACGCCGGAGAACGTGGAAGCGTTCGAGGCGATCATGGACAAGTGGAACGTGGAGTACTCCTGGCTCGGCGAGGTCACCGGCACCGGCCGGCTGATCATCGACTGGGACGGCGAGACCATTGTGGACGTGGATCCGCGCACGGTGGCGCATGAGGGACCGGTGTACCAGCGCCCCATGGCCCGCCCGGCCGCACAGGACAGCATCGAGGCCGACTCCTTCAATGCGGAACGGCCCTTCGGCAGCGCCGCGGTCAAGGACGCCATCCTGGAACTCATGGCCTCGCCGAACATGTGCGACAAGTCCTGGGTCACCAACCAGTACGACCGCTACGTGCAGGGCAACACCGCCCTGGCCATGCCGGACGACGCCGGTGTGGTCCGCGTGGATGAAACCACCGGACTGGGCGTCGCCATTTCCACCGATGCCAACGGCCGCTACTCCTACCTCAACCCGTACGAGGGCGCGAAGCTGGCCCTGGCCGAGTCCTACCGCAACGTGTCCACCGCCGGCGCAAAACCCCTGGCGGTCACCGACTGCCTGAACTTCGGCTCCCCGGAGGACCCCGAGGTCATGTGGCAGTTCGCCGAGTCCGTACGCGGACTGGCCGACGGCTGCCGCGAACTCGGCGTGCCTGTCACCGGCGGCAACGTCTCGCTCTACAACCAGACCGGCGGCGTCGCCATCCATCCCACCCCCGTGGTGGGCGTGCTGGGCGTGTTCGACGACGTCGCCCGGCGCACGCCGTCGGGCTGGCGGCAGGACGGCCAGGCCATTTACCTGATGGGCACCACGCAGGACGAGCTGGACGGTTCCGAATACGCGAACCTGCGCGGCCACCTGGGCGGACAGCCGCCGAAGGTGGACCTGCAGGCGGAGAAACTGCTCGGGGAACTGCTGGTCAATGCCTCCCGCGACGGAATGATCGACGCCGCGCATGACCTCTCCGAGGGCGGCCTCGCCGCCGCACTGTCCGAAATGGCCCTGCGCTTCGGCGTGGGCGCACGGATCGGCCTCGGCGAAGTCTGCGAACGCGACGGGGTGGACCTGTTCACCCTGCTGTTCTCCGAGTCCCAGGCCCGCGCCGTCGTCGCGGTGGCCCGGAGCGAGGAGGTCCGCTTCAAGGACATGTGCTCGGCGCGCGGCTTCGCTCATGCCCGGATCGGCGTGGTGGATACCGAGATCGGTGCCCTGGACTTCCAGAGCAACTTCGTCCTGCCGCTGGATGAGCTGAAGGCTGCGCACGAAGGGACCCTGCCGAAGCACTTCGGCTAG
- the purQ gene encoding phosphoribosylformylglycinamidine synthase subunit PurQ, with translation MLSTPLIGDFSVAPENDALRAVRVGVITFPGTLDDRDAARAVTIAGGTAVGLWHAEANLQSVDAVIIPGGFSYGDYLRAGAIARFAPLMDKVVDAAAGGMPVLGICNGFQILTEAHLLPGSMIKNNHLRFSCADQLLRVENNSTAWTSAYEPGAGMVVPLKNQDGQYVADEKTLDELEGEGRVVFRYDGGNPNGSRRGIAGISNAAGNVVGLMPHPEHAVEPGFGPDSSAYGEVGLGYGTDGLRIFSSVLNSLVAGGKS, from the coding sequence ATCTTGAGTACCCCCCTGATCGGCGACTTTTCCGTTGCCCCCGAGAACGACGCGCTCCGCGCGGTCCGGGTGGGTGTCATCACCTTCCCCGGCACCTTGGATGACCGCGACGCCGCCCGCGCCGTGACCATCGCCGGCGGCACCGCCGTCGGGCTCTGGCACGCCGAAGCCAATCTGCAGTCAGTGGACGCCGTAATCATCCCCGGCGGGTTCTCCTACGGGGACTACCTGCGCGCCGGCGCGATTGCCCGCTTCGCACCGCTCATGGACAAGGTAGTGGACGCCGCAGCCGGCGGCATGCCCGTACTGGGCATCTGCAACGGCTTCCAGATCCTCACCGAGGCGCACCTTCTGCCCGGTTCCATGATCAAGAACAACCACCTCCGGTTCTCCTGCGCGGACCAGCTGCTGCGGGTGGAAAACAACAGCACCGCCTGGACCTCCGCCTACGAACCCGGTGCCGGCATGGTGGTTCCGCTGAAAAACCAGGACGGACAGTACGTCGCGGACGAGAAGACGCTGGACGAGCTGGAAGGTGAAGGCCGGGTGGTCTTCCGCTACGACGGCGGGAACCCCAACGGGTCCCGCCGCGGCATCGCCGGCATTTCCAACGCCGCAGGAAACGTCGTCGGGCTGATGCCCCACCCTGAACACGCCGTCGAACCCGGCTTCGGCCCGGATTCCTCCGCCTACGGCGAGGTAGGCCTGGGCTACGGCACCGACGGGCTGCGCATCTTCAGCTCTGTACTCAACTCGCTCGTTGCCGGAGGCAAGTCATGA
- the purS gene encoding phosphoribosylformylglycinamidine synthase subunit PurS — MPRIVVDVMPKPEILDPQGKAIAGALPRLGLTGFAGVRQGKRFELTVDGDVTPEILEQARTAAATLLSNPVIEDVTRVEVIPEA, encoded by the coding sequence ATGCCCCGGATCGTTGTTGACGTTATGCCCAAGCCTGAAATCCTTGATCCGCAGGGCAAAGCCATTGCAGGGGCACTCCCCCGCCTGGGACTGACCGGCTTCGCCGGAGTCCGCCAGGGCAAGCGCTTCGAGCTCACCGTAGACGGAGACGTCACCCCCGAAATCCTGGAGCAGGCCCGCACCGCCGCCGCCACACTGCTCTCCAACCCCGTGATCGAAGACGTCACCCGCGTTGAAGTAATCCCGGAGGCCTGA
- a CDS encoding DUF4442 domain-containing protein has protein sequence MRLLQASPATVRRLMNVWPPFAFTGIRITRLDPEYLGVSVRLRSYWWNKNVAGVHFGGSLFAMTDPFWMMMLLHHLGRDHVVWDRAAEIEFLKPGKGEVRAEFVLDPADVERLRKQAAGGEKVLEWFSVDVTDGSGDVVARIRKQVHVRRKRDRPAAQEPSGAGAAHE, from the coding sequence GTGAGACTCCTACAAGCAAGCCCGGCCACGGTTCGCCGGCTAATGAACGTATGGCCGCCCTTTGCCTTTACCGGTATTCGAATCACCCGACTGGACCCTGAGTACCTGGGTGTCTCTGTGCGGCTGCGGTCCTACTGGTGGAACAAGAACGTGGCCGGCGTTCATTTCGGCGGCTCCCTGTTCGCCATGACGGACCCGTTCTGGATGATGATGCTGCTCCACCACCTCGGCCGTGACCACGTGGTCTGGGACCGTGCAGCGGAGATTGAGTTCCTGAAGCCGGGAAAGGGCGAGGTGCGGGCCGAGTTTGTCCTGGACCCGGCCGACGTCGAACGGCTGCGCAAGCAGGCCGCGGGCGGGGAGAAGGTTCTCGAATGGTTTTCGGTGGACGTGACCGACGGCAGCGGCGACGTGGTTGCCCGGATACGCAAGCAGGTGCATGTGCGGCGCAAACGGGACCGGCCGGCAGCGCAGGAGCCCAGCGGAGCGGGGGCAGCTCATGAATGA